In one Drosophila albomicans strain 15112-1751.03 chromosome X, ASM965048v2, whole genome shotgun sequence genomic region, the following are encoded:
- the LOC117577981 gene encoding uncharacterized protein LOC117577981 isoform X1, producing MFWLDVTSSKSNNCQQCNLDSVQFAHCDNMLHNNANWLPPQQQQPQQQPTPQQLQQQQLQQQQATLHHSLPANQQQLPPPLQQQQQQQQQQQQPQQQQLYASQMFQQPQQPPPQTTQRYWPPEDYQQVDYNDYYIQQQQQQQQPQQQPLQQPLLYASPEQQYYQPVQQVEQQQPQQLPPDVFDNNNSSNVKNDGWDDWGDWNDNANNNNSNISNNISSSNINTTNNNINNNSAVEDAFSVQAAPSSWHAFGQNQQTTNTNNNNSANTEALELPPLLSPATEAEPELLNAIVPPRAFQNQPPAAAVATVTPPTVPIAAATPAPYAVPPAASTALPPAALDNSAAGNPFKRAGGLSKRVNILEAAPPATVAAVPPLPAPAATPVAAPAPIAASASILAPASVAAPASILAPAPIAVAAPASAPFAAPASIAAPTPLAAPVPAPIAAPVSAAPLATPAAFAAPLAATSQAAPLSAAAAFAAPLQAPIPAPIAAPLQAPIPAPIPVSIPAPIAAAIPAPTPLPDHNQELPPYENQEVLLSAPNDERAQYLQTSHLSEQPEDLNEANWEADGLLPPPGLSRLVLGQPELVERQRLVTGTEQPNALQLMRQADGEDTSEGEQQPTTQQQLQQQQQQQLPPARRVVTGVETTLNSSSSNNNSVVPEQREVVLDGENLEDQPVLLPVAVQPTAADAVVEQQTELQHEQPEITLQQQHQQQQQHQQQQQQLSTSMTQQLGRGKPRPGASLDLESEDESDDWMFNDRIEQSLPSRRQPDERSLRNMRSGRRHNNSNNGGGNNYEGETEDSVRAANANVHNDGGNKSLRDSKRRSRDAEQQQRQQQRHEPSERSARSERERERERERERERERERERERNLWRREEKHERRPRYSNNSNSNYDGDSDAADVQAQSAAAAASDGGGGGGGGDRGGRNSKASRPRRSAAPDDDYDDYAEQQPRGGSHYQSLSRREKSSQHEKLRSRRSHEGGSDAGRGREGGRRHHHGHGAWDARDYEEYRGKSSRNSDLEKERINGGGGGGSSSGKRGQRGNYNDQYGNAASAYDPYMMYDQLSRNPQVYVDMYAKIYGQMINSMAALSNAAVTKTSPHQLVAAPGAAPASSLPLGVDAVLAQGNAGNEAALLRERERYTHAYITQANEFHRRRQEQLKLYQQQQQQHQGNNNYTDLLNATLGEDSASLYDGSDTHSNRRLLLGIASARSLSNLNSEADAAGGSGAPAGYTRYYAGSECGVDIRAAVGATGGETTTTIQTTAVARPPRRRTPLLYNRPHLVASYSMSLLLRVRPKYAGRGRLRNDVEVSAPRIKDATSSLLRAYPGPLQGRKLHKDKIISFCKEQIRLGPARACTVLYATQKKPLGSVEKYRASHALMWHLLILLLRQNGVIADTDVGDLLLENQREYPYAPDAETETDSNETRADANELLNDSDGEPTAANLPAATPAAVDAEPDAEDAAGNSISEQAATEQFRSYVLRGNVEEALQWATDHNLWTHAFFLALYEDRYALTDVAQKFLNRAIKANDPLQTLYQMKSCHTPACVTQLRDEHWGDWRSHLSILVTNKSRQPEYDRSSVIALGDTLFQRGDIYAAHFCYLVAQEEFGRYDSAATELTTLTGNVPRLILLGASHYKPFNEFASNEAIIMTEIYEYARSLYDQKFSIANFQHYKFLLATRILDYGQHFRCTNYLEQIAKHIELKPESYDSDFIQRVCGLAERLRYHDPILINRVSFASPPNATGQATPQTTAPEEKEWLRQLRSLADQQQPQQVQHHETLHEQQQQQQNDIDQQFVDLNKQMRELNMQYEEQQQQLQPSYEQQQPPQQQQQLPPQPDYYETQSQEPTALHNDAYAPPPTMYYNADAAAAPPPQQQPQPIQPATQQQQPQQPLYDPTQQPAAVYGHVEPASEAYGEQQASSAYGGAGYDYWPSNVQQQQQQPYGGDEQLAESNELISDNINNSSNNHDSNDAENNAEIEQQQQHTNLSNHNSNHNNSNNNNIDNNRFKHNALTLPAAGNKEKSKLVARKLQFAATNESTTATTTTTTAVAAAAVAAATPPTTTTTPQKAFNLNDQQQMRPTISMPKSKSYDDDDGAGASNQGATGPGGATKGASAAGNATNKQQQQQEQSGAAGLPGGQGNQNAGWFGGLWNKFSLKPKNQMILPDDKNPTIVWDKERKCWTNTAEGNTEEAESFKPPPKMSDMGMGMGMGMPNTLGTIPTPLATPQLLPQQSQPQQQQPQEMPNANLYDNSQVDYDYNNYTEQVYATSTPAPTSAPVSAPAPVPTVPMSAPTPAAAAAAAAAGGPQPKLQSNMFKIQRNRTLKNSYVDVFNPSGAPMTAAPQTVLAPLMAPVAVPQGGFFVPGAVPQQPQ from the exons ATGTTTTGGCTGGATGTAACATCATCAAAATCCAACAATTGCCAACAATGTAATTTAGACAGTGTGCAG TTTGCCCACTGTGACAACATGTTGCACAATAATGCCAACTGGCTGccaccgcagcagcaacagccgcagcagcagccaacaccgcagcaactacaacaacaacaattacagcagcagcaggcaacttTACATCACTCTTTACCCGCTAATCAACAGCAATTGCCGCCGccgttgcaacaacaacaacaacaacaacaacagcagcagcagccacagcagcagcaactttatGCGAGTCAAATGTTTCAGCAACCTCAGCAACCACCGCCACAGACAACTCAGCGATATTGGCCGCCAGAGGATTATCAGCAGGTCGACTACAATGACTATTacatacagcaacaacagcagcagcagcaaccacaacagcagccactgcAACAACCTTTGCTGTATGCATCGCCTGAGCAGCAATATTATCAACCTGTGCAGCaagtggagcagcagcagccacagcaattgCCGCCGGATGTGtttgataacaacaacagcagcaacgtgAAGAACGATGGCTGGGATGATTGGGGCGATTGGAAtgacaacgccaacaacaacaacagcaacattagcaacaatatcagcagcagcaacattaacactaccaacaacaacatcaacaacaacagcgctgTGGAGGATGCATTTAGTGTGCAGGCTGCGCCAAGCAGTTGGCATGCTTTTGGTCAAAATCAGCAAACgacaaacaccaacaacaacaacagtgccAACACTGAAGCACTAGAGTTGCCGCCGTTGCTGTCGCCAGCCACAGAAGCAGAGCCGGAGCTGTTAAATGCCATTGTGCCGCCGCGCGCCTTTCAAAATCAaccgccagcagcagcagtggcaactgTGACGCCACCAACAGTGCCAATTGCTGCAGCAACACCTGCTCCATATGCTGTACCACCAGCTGCATCGACTGCTTTACCTCCAGCTGCATTGGACAACTCAGCAGCTGGCAATCCCTTCAAGCGTGCTGGCGGATTGAGCAAACGTGTGAACATACTCGAAGCCGCACCaccagcaacagttgcagctgttCCTCCACTGCCAGctccagcagcaacaccagtGGCAGCGCCTGCTCCAATCGCAGCATCAGCTTCAATTCTGGCACCAGCTTCAGTTGCAGCTCCAGCCTCAATTCTAGCGCCAGCTCCAATCGCAGTTgcagctccagcttcagctccatTTGCAGCTCCAGCTTCAATTGCAGCTCCAACGCCACTTGCAGCTCCGGTTCCAGCTCCAATCGCAGCTCCAGTCTCAGCTGCTCCACTTGCAACACCTGCTGCCTTTGCTGCACCACTTGCAGCCACAAGTCAAGCAGCTCCACtttcagcagctgctgcgttTGCAGCCCCACTTCAAGCACCAATTCCTGCTCCAATTGCAGCTCCACTTCAAGCACCAATTCCTGCTCCAATTCCTGTTTCAATTCCTGCTCcaattgcagctgcaattcCTGCTCCAACTCCTCTGCCGGATCACAATCAGGAGCTGCCGCCGTATGAGAACCAGGAAGTGCTTTTATCGGCACCCAACGATGAGCGTGCTCAGTACTTGCAAACAAGTCATTTGTCCGAGCAGCCCGAGGATCTCAACGAGGCCAACTGGGAGGCAGATGGTTTGTTGCCACCGCCGGGATTATCGCGTTTGGTGCTTGGCCAGCCGGAGCTGGTGGAGCGACAACGGTTGGTCACTGGCACCGAGCAGCCAAATGCATTGCAACTGATGCGTCAAGCGGATGGCGAAGATACCTCCGAGGGCGAGCAGCAGCCAACGacgcagcaacagttgcaacagcagcagcagcaacagttgccgccAGCTCGACGTGTTGTTACCGGCGTGGAGACAACactaaacagcagcagcagcaacaacaacagtgttGTTCCAGAACAGCGTGAAGTGGTGCTCGATGGCGAGAATCTGGAGGATCAGCCAGTGTTGCTGCCAGTTGCAGtgcagccaacagcagccgATGCTGTTGTGGAACAGCAAACGGAGCTGCAACATGAGCAGCCAGAAATAacgttgcagcaacaacatcagcagcagcagcaacatcagcagcagcaacaacagttgtcCACGTCGATGACGCAACAATTGGGGCGTGGCAAACCACGTCCAGGCGCCTCGCTTGATCTGGAGTCGGAGGATGAGTCCGATGATTGGATGTTCAACGATCGCATTGAGCAATCGCTGCCGTCGCGTCGTCAACCAGATGAACGCAGCTTGCGCAACATGCGCAGCGGACGAcgtcacaacaacagcaacaatggaGGTGGCAACAACTATGAGGGGGAAACGGAGGATTCGGTGCGTGCGGCCAATGCAAATGTTCACAACGATGGCGGTAATAAATCGCTGCGTGATTCAAAGCGTCGCAGTCGCGAtgctgagcaacaacaacgtcaacagcAACGTCACGAGCCCAGCGAACGAAGCGCACGCAGCGAGAGGGAAAGGGAGcgtgaaagagagagggaacgTGAAAGGGAGCGTGAAAGGGAGAGGGAACGCAATCTGTGGCGTCGCGAGGAGAAACACGAGCGACGTCCacgctacagcaacaacagcaacagcaactatgACGGCGACTCGGATGCAGCCGATGTTCAAGCTCAGTCCGCAGCAGCTGCGGCCAGTGATGGaggaggcggtggcggtggcggtgatCGTGGCGGACGCAACAGCAAAGCGAGTCGCCCCAGACGCAGTGCAGCCCCCGATGATGACTACGATGATTATGCAGAGCAACAACCACGAGGTGGAAGCCATTATCAATCATTATCGCGTCGCGAAAAGTCGTCGCAGCATGAAAAGCTGCGCAGTCGACGCAGCCACGAAGGCGGCAGCGATGCGGGGCGTGGTCGCGAAGGCGGACGACGTCATCATCACGGACACGGAGCGTGGGATGCTCGAGATTACGAAGAATATCGTGGCAAGAGTTCACGCAACAGCGACTTGGAGAAAGAGCGCATCAatggcggaggaggaggaggaagcaGCAGTGGAAAGCGGGGGCAGCGGGGCAACTACAACGATCAGTATGGGAATGCGGCGTCTGCTTATGATCCCTACATGATGTACGATCAATTGTCACGCAATCCTCAAGTCTATGTCGATATGTATGCCAAGATCTACGGTCAGATGATCAACTCCATGGCTGCTCTCTCGAATGCAGCTGTCACAAAAACCTCGCCACATCAGTTGGTCGCAGCTCCAGGCGCAGCTCCTGCCTCCTCGCTGCCTCTTGGCGTTGATGCTGTGCTGGCTCAAGGCAACGCTGGCAATGAGGCCGCCTTGCTCAGGGAGCGTGAACG gtacacacacgcatacataacACAAGCCAATGAGTTCCATCGTCGTCGCCAAGAGCAGCTCAAGCTctatcagcaacaacaacagcaacatcaaggGAACAATAACTACACGGATCTCTTGAACGCAACTTTGGGCGAAGACTCGGCCAGTCTTTATGATGGCAGCGATACGCACAGCAATCGTCGCTTGTTGTTGGGCATCGCAAGTGCTCGCTCCCTCAGCAATTTGAACAGCGAGGCAGATGCTGCTGGAGGTTCAGGAGCTCCTGCTGGATACACACGATACTATGCTGGCTCGGAATGCGGCGTTGATATCAG AGCTGCTGTTGGCGCCACCGGCGGagagacgacaacaacgataCAAACGACGGCTGTGGCACGTCCGCCACGACGACGCACGCCTTTGCTGTACAATCGACCGCATCTGGTGGCCTCCTATTCGATGAGTCTGCTGCTCCGAGTGCGTCCCAAGTACGCGGGACGTGGTCGCTTGCGAAACGACGTCGAGGTGTCGGCGCCGAGGATTAAGGATGCCACGAGCAGTTTGTTGCGTGCGTATCCGGGTCCGTTGCAGGGTCGCAAGCTGCACAAGGACAAGATCATTAGCTTCTGCAAGGAGCAGATACGTTTGGGACCGGCGCGTGCTTGCACCGTGTTGTATGCCACACAGAAGAAACCGCTCGGCAGCGTGGAAAAGTATCGTGCCTCGCATGCGCTCATGTGGCATTTGCTTATACTTTTGCTGCGACAGAATGGC GTAATTGCGGACACCGATGTGGGTGACTTGTTGTTGGAGAATCAACGGGAATATCCTTATGCTCCCGACGCGGAAACCGAAACGGATTCAAACGAAACACGCGCCGATGCCAATGAGCTGCTCAACGATTCCGATGGCGAGCCAACGGCTGCGAATTTGCCTGCAGCAACTccggctgctgttgatgccgAACCGGATGCCGAAGATGCTGCTGGGAATAGCATCTCAGAGCAGGCGGCAACGGAACAATTTCGCAGCTATGTTCTCCGCGGCAATGTGGAGGAAGCATTGCAGTGGGCCACCGATCACAATCTGTGGACGCATGCCTTCTTCTTGGCGTTGTACGAGGATCGCTATGCGTTGACCGATGTGGCGCAAAAGTTCCTCAATCGCGCCATCAAGGCAAATGATCCGCTGCAAACGCTTTATCAAATGAAGAGCTGTCACACTCCTGCCTGTGTCACTCAGTTGCGTGACGAGCATTGGGGCGATTGGCGTTCGCATCTCTCCATCCTGGTGACGAACAAGTCCAGACAGCCGGAATACGATCGCAGTTCCGTGATTGCCCTCGGTGATACGCTCTTCCAGCGTGGCGACATCTATGCCGCACACTTTTGCTATCTCGTCGCCCAGGAGGAGTTCGGACGCTACGACAGCGCTGCCACCGAGCTGACCACGCTCACCGGCAATGTGCCAAG GCTCATTTTGCTTGGCGCCTCGCACTACAAGCCCTTCAATGAGTTTGCCAGCAACGAGGCGATCATCATGACGGAGATCTACGAGTATGCGCGTTCGCTGTACGATCAGAAGTTCAGCATTGCCAACTTCCAGCACTACAAGTTCCTGCTGGCCACACGCATTCTCGATTATGGTCAGCACTTCCGATGCACCAACTACTTGGAGCAGATAGCCAAGCACATTGAGCTGAAGCCGGAGAGCTACGATAGCGATTTCATACAGAGA GTTTGTGGCTTGGCGGAACGTTTGCGTTATCATGATCCGATATTGATCAATCGCGTTTCTTTTGCCAGTCCGCCAAATGCAACAGGACAAGCGACGCCGCAAACAACGGCGCCCGAGGAGAAGGAATGGCTGCGTCAACTGCGCTCGTTGGCCGATCAG cagcagccacaacaagtGCAACATCACGAGACGCTgcatgagcagcagcaacagcagcaaaatgaTATTGATCAGCAGTTTGTGGATTTGAATAAGCAAATGCGTGAGCTGAACATGCAATAcgaggagcaacagcaacagttgcagccatcgtatgagcagcagcaaccaccacaacagcaacaacaattgccgcCGCAACCAGATTATTATGAGACGCAAAGTCAAGAGCCAACAGCGCTGCACAACGATGCTTATGCGCCGCCACCAACCATGTACTACAATGccgatgcagcagcagcaccaccaccacaacagcaaccacaaccaATACAGCcagcaacacaacagcaacaaccacagcaaccacTGTACGATCCCACACAGCAACCAGCGGCTGTTTATGGTCACGTTGAGCCAGCGAGCGAAGCTTATGGCGAGCAGCAAGCAAGCTCAGCTTATGGCGGAGCTGGCTACGATTATTGGCCCAGcaatgtgcagcagcagcaacagcagccataTGGCGGCGACGAG CAGCTGGCGGAGAGCAATGAGCTGATTAGcgacaacattaacaacagcagcaacaatcatGATAGCAACGATGCTGAGAACAATGCTGAAattgaacagcagcagcagcacacgaACTtgagcaaccacaacagcaaccacaacaacagcaacaacaacaacattgacaaCAATCGCTTTAAACACAATGCGTTGACGCTGCCCGCTGCTGGCAACAAGGAGAAAAGCAAATTAGTGGCAcgtaaattgcaatttgcggcaacaaacgaaagcacaacagcaacaacaaccacaacaacagcagtagcagcagcagcagtagcagcagcaacaccaccaacaacaacaacaactccacAAAAGGCATTCAATTTGAATGAT cagcaacaaatgcgaCCCACAATTTCGATGCCAAAATCAAAGAGttacgatgacgacgatggtGCTGGTGCATCGAACCAAGGTGCAACTGGCCCTGGTGGCGCCACCAAAGGTGCCTCAGCTGCTGGCAATGCAaccaacaagcagcagcaacaacaagaacagtcCGGCGCCGCAGGTTTGCCTGG GGGTCAGGGCAATCAGAATGCCGGGTGGTTTGGTGGCTTGTGGAACAAGTTCTCGCTGAAGCCGAAGAACCAAATGATCTTGCCGGACGACAAGAACCCGACGATTGTTTGGGACAAGGAACGCAAGTGCTGGACGAACACCGCCGAGGGCAATACCGAGGAGGCTGAATCGTTTAAGCCGCCACCAAAGATGAGCGACATGGgcatgggaatgggaatgggaatgccGAATACATTGGGCACGATCCCGACGCCATTGGCGACGCCTCAACTGCTGCCACAGCAatcacaaccacaacagcagcagccacaagaGATGCCCAATGCCAATCTCTATGACAACAGCCAGGTCGACTACGATTACAACAACTATACGGAGCAAGTGTATGCCACATCAACGCCAGCACCAACTTCAGCTCCAGtttcagctccagctccagttccaACTGTGCCCATGTCAGCTCCAACGccagcagccgctgctgctgctgctgcagctggcggACCGCAGCCAAAACTGCAATCAAACATGTTCAAAATCCAACGCAATCGCA CGTTGAAGAACTCGTATGTGGACGTGTTCAATCCATCGGGTGCTCCGATGACAGCGGCGCCGCAGACGGTGTTGGCGCCTTTGATGGCCCCGGTTGCTGTGCCCCAAGGCGGTTTCTTTGTGCCCGGCGCTGTGCCCCAGCAGCCGCAATAA